From the Cucurbita pepo subsp. pepo cultivar mu-cu-16 chromosome LG05, ASM280686v2, whole genome shotgun sequence genome, one window contains:
- the LOC111795747 gene encoding uncharacterized protein LOC111795747, protein MFGCECWCWNGVVDPLDVCLSEPQPFSLPSTLPNWPPGKGFSTGTISLGEIEVSRITKFKKVWRCSQGAIFYRPQAIPHGFFCLGHYCQPGGHPLRGYVLVARDASEVARVDNSVSESPALKRPVNYSLIWSSGLHGVDSGFIWLPNAPEGYRAMGFLVTDKPDEPAPDDIRCVRADLTERCETSDLIVSIESKSQPFHVWETRPYERGMYQNGVSVGTFFCCTSLKEHLEISCLKNLSVSLEGMPNLNQVQALIEHYGPTVFFHPDEAYFPSSVPWFFKNCAVLYKNGDTKGEPIDSRGSNLPCGGENDGEYWIDLPSNENARETLKSGNIETARLYVHVKPALGGTFTDIVMWVFCPFNGPAALKVKFLNIKLKKIGEHVSDWEHFTLRICNFSGELWKVYFSEHSGGKWVDASDLEFIHGNKPIVYSSKHGHASFPHPGSYIQGSVAGIGVRNDVARSKFFVDSSIEYEIIAAEYLGDGVVSEPAWLQYMREWGPTVVYNSRSEIEKLIDILPPIVQFSLEDLLALFPTELYGEEGPTGPKEKNNWFGDERC, encoded by the exons ATGTTTGGGTGCGAGTGTTGGTGCTGGAATGGCGTCGTTGATCCTCTAGACGTGTGCCTTTCTGAGCCTCAACCCTTCTCTCTGCCTTCAACACTTCCAAATTGGCCTCCAG gaaaaggtttttCCACTGGAACAATAAGCCTTGGAGAGATAGAAGTTTCCAGGATCACCAAGTTTAAAAAGGTTTGGAGATGCAGCCAGGGTGCCATATTTTACAGGCCTCAGGCAATCCCCCATGGCTTTTTCTGCCTCGGCCACTATTGCCAGCCCGGTGGCCATCCATTGAGAGGCTACGTTTTGGTTGCTCGTGATGCATCGGAAGTTGCTCGTGTTGACAACTCGGTCAGTGAATCTCCTGCTTTAAAGCGACCAGTAAACTATTCGTTAATCTGGAGTTCTGGCTTACATGGAGTGGATTCTGGCTTTATTTGGCTGCCTAATGCCCCGGAGGGTTACCGAGCCATGGGATTCTTGGTCACTGACAAGCCAGACGAGCCTGCACCCGACGATATTCGATGCGTCCGAGCTGATCTTACCGAGAGATGCGAGACTAGCGACTTAATTGTATCCATTGAGTCCAAATCTCAACCGTTCCATGTCTGGGAAACAAGACCCTATGAAAGGGGAATGTACCAGAATGGTGTTTCTGTGGGCACATTCTTTTGCTGCACTTCATTGAAAGAACATCTTGAAATTTCCTGTCTGAAGAATCTCAGTGTCTCATTAGAAGGCATGCCAAATCTGAACCAAGTTCAAGCACTCATCGAGCATTACGGGCCAACCGTCTTCTTTCATCCCGACGAGGCGTATTTCCCATCATCAGTACCGTGGTTCTTCAAAAATTGTGCTGTTTTGTATAAAAATGGCGACACGAAAGGTGAGCCTATCGACAGTAGAGGTTCCAATCTTCCTTGTGGAGGGGAAAACGACGGTGAGTATTGGATCGATCTACCATCGAACGAGAATGCACGAGAAACTTTGAAGAGTGGCAACATCGAAACCGCACGGCTCTATGTTCATGTTAAACCAGCACTTGGAGGAACGTTTACTGATATTGTGATGTGGGTTTTCTGCCCTTTTAATGGACCAGCAGCCCTCAAAGTTAAGTTTCTGAATATCAAACTTAAGAAGATAGGAGAGCATGTTAGTGATTGGGAACACTTCACTCTTAGAATCTGCAACTTTTCGGGGGAGCTATGGAAAGTGTACTTCTCGGAGCATAGCGGAGGGAAATGGGTCGATGCTTCTGACTTGGAATTCATTCATGGCAATAAACCGATTGTGTATTCATCGAAACACGGTCATGCTAGCTTCCCACATCCTGGGAGCTATATTCAGGGATCAGTAGCTGGAATTGGAGTGAGGAATGATGTAGCTCGGAGCAAGTTTTTCGTCGATTCAAGCATCGAATATGAAATCATTGCTGCTGAATATCTTGGTGACGGCGTTGTTTCTGAACCAGCTTGGTTACAGTACATGAGAGAGTGGGGTCCGACTGTTGTGTATAATTCAAGATCGGAGATTGAAAAACTAATCGATATCCTTCCTCCGATCGTTCAATTTTCCTTGGAAGATCTACTCGCCCTGTTCCCGACCGAGCTCTACGGTGAAGAAGGACCTACCGGACCGAAGGAGAAAAACAACTGGTTTGGAGATGAAAGATGCTAG